In Zalophus californianus isolate mZalCal1 chromosome 4, mZalCal1.pri.v2, whole genome shotgun sequence, the following proteins share a genomic window:
- the LOC113937486 gene encoding LOW QUALITY PROTEIN: methylmalonic aciduria and homocystinuria type D homolog, mitochondrial-like (The sequence of the model RefSeq protein was modified relative to this genomic sequence to represent the inferred CDS: deleted 2 bases in 1 codon; substituted 1 base at 1 genomic stop codon) — protein MATVLCNRARLVSYLPGFCSLVKRVVNPKVFSTAGSSGSDESHVAPAPPDICSQTVWPDETMGPFGPQDQRFQLPGNIGFDCHLNGTTSQKKSQVHKTLPDILAEPLSSERHKFVMAQYVNEFQGSNAPVEXEISSAETYFENAKVECAIQTCPELLRRDFESLFPEGATNKLMIPTITQKTKNDMTLWSEEVENEREMLLEKFINGAKEICYALRAEGYWADFIDPSSGLAFFGPYTNNTLFETDERYRHLGFSVDDLGCCKVIHHRLWGTHVVVGSIFTNATPDSHIMKKLGGN, from the exons ATGGCCACTGTGCTCTGTAATAGAGCCAGACTGGTTTCCTATCTCCCCGGATTTTGCTCTTTAGTTAAAAGGGTTGTCAATCCCAAAGTCTTTTCAACTGCAGGATCTTCAGGTTCTGATGAGTCTCAT GTGGCCCCTGCACCTCCAGATATATGCTCTCAAACAGTATGGCCTGATGAAACTATGGGACCATTTGGACCTCAGGATCAGAGATTCCAGCTTCCTGGGAACATAGGTTTTGACTGTCATCTCAATGGGACCACATCACAGAAGAAAAGCCAGGTTCATAAAACTTTACCTGATATTCTAGCAGAACCTTTATCAAGTGAAAGACACAAGTTTGTGATGGCACAGTATGTGAATGAATTTCAGGGTAGTAATGCACCTGTTGAATAAGAAATCAGCAGTGCGGAAACTTACTTTGAAAATGCCAAAGTAGAGTGTGCAATCCAGACATGTCCAGAATTGCTGCGAAGAGATTTTGAGTCACTGTTTCCAGAAGGAGCTACCAACAAACTAATGATTCCGACTATAACACAGAAAACTAAGAATGATATGACTCTTTGGAGCGAAGAggtagaaaatgaaagagaaatgctgTTAGAAAAGTTCATTAATGGTGCTAAGGAAATTTGCTATGCTCTTCGAGCTGAAGGCTATTGGGCTGACTTTATTGACCCATCATCTGGTTTGGCATTTTTTGGACCATATACAAACAACACTCTTTTTGAAACAGATGAACGCTATCGACATTTAGGATTCTCTGTTGATGATCTTGGCTGCTGTAAAGTGATTCATCATAGGCTCTGGGGTACCCATGTGGTTGTAGGAAGTATCTTCACTAATGCAACACCAGACAGCCATATTATGAAGAAATTAGGTGGAAACTAA